The following are encoded together in the Ictalurus punctatus breed USDA103 chromosome 1, Coco_2.0, whole genome shotgun sequence genome:
- the aoc1 gene encoding amiloride-sensitive amine oxidase [copper-containing] encodes MRAMGLDMWLPLLLLASVVTQASTSRVREWAHHGASMFADLSHQEMTAVRAYLHSCNDFGLTSARDKSLKKNSILLIELHVPRKQEALLALDRGHAKPPRQARVVVQFANQALPNITEYIVEPLPFPNSHQLKTFKGDRPINFESRPITLVEYGHVDAILRKVAKKMNKILYESTGFTYGNCTDRCLTFSDIAPRGLEPGERRSWVMLQKFVEGYFIHPVGLEILINHKDLDPEKWTVEKVWYNEQYFDSVEELVEKYEKGMISKIKLPEHDENDLFSTYIPRGHSNTRTNIHGPKLVEPQGTRYQVDKNFVEYAGWSFAYRVRSSAGLQIFDLRFNGERVAYEVSLQEAIAFYSGDTPAAMQTKYIDAGWAMGTSDFELAPGIDCPEIATFVDLYHFYDTDKPVRYKNALCIFEMTTGIPLRRHFNSNFQGGYNFFGGLENHVLVLRTTSTVYNYDYIWDFLFYQNGVMESRVSATGYIHATYFTENGLNYGTRVYNYVLGNIHTHLIHYKVDLDIAGRDNSFESINLKYVNFTNPWSSQHTIKQSILSRTQHETERSAAFRFGKKFPRYVHFYNPNQKNKWGHQRGYRIQFNSHAHSVLPRGWREENGIPWSRYPLAVTRHKDSEPTSSSIYTQNDPWEPVVSFEDYIRNNENIVNKDLVAWVTVGFLHIPHSEDIPNTATPGNSVGFFLRPFNFFNEDPSLSSHNTVIVRPDEEGKPKVQRWTPEIVGHCVSDKPFFYNGTYARV; translated from the exons ATGAGAGCAATGG GTTTGGACATGTGGTTGCCTTTGCTGCTGCTAGCTTCAGTCGTCACTCAGGCTTCTACATCAAGAGTCCGAGAATGGGCTCATCATGGGGCCTCCATGTTTGCTGATCTCTCCCACCAGGAAATGACTGCTGTGAGAGCCTATCTCCACTCTTGCAATGATTTTGGCCTTACTTCAGCAAGAGACAAGTCCCTCAAAAAGAACAGCATCCTTCTTATAGAGCTACATGTTCCTCGAAAGCAAGAGGCCCTCTTGGCACTGGACAGGGGACATGCAAAACCACCACGTCAGGCTCGTGTGGTGGTACAGTTTGCCAACCAGGCCCTGCCTAATATAACTGAATATATCGTTGAACCTTTGCCTTTCCCAAATTCCCATCAGCTCAAGACGTTCAAAGGTGACCGACCCATTAACTTTGAGTCCCGGCCAATCACATTGGTAGAATATGGGCATGTAGATGCCATCTTGAGAAAAGTTGCaaagaaaatgaacaaaattctGTATGAGAGCACAGGTTTCACATATGGAAACTGCACTGATCGATGCTTAACCTTCTCAGACATAGCTCCTCGTGGACTGGAACCAGGAGAGAGACGATCGTGGGTCATGCTACAGAAATTTGTAGAAGGGTACTTTATACATCCTGTTGGTTTAGAGATACTTATTAACCACAAAGACCTGGATCCAGAGAAATGGACTGTGGAAAAAGTGTGGTACAATGAACAATACTTTGACAGTGTAGAGGAGCTGGTGGAGAAGTATGAGAAGGGAATGATCTCTAAAATCAAGCTGCCTGAGCATGATGAAAATGATCTGTTTTCCACCTACATTCCTCGCGGTCATAGCAACACACGCACAAATATCCATGGACCAAAGCTTGTGGAACCTCAAGGCACCAGATACCAGGTAGATAAAAACTTTGTAGAGTATGCTGGATGGTCTTTTGCATACCGTGTCCGCTCGTCTGCTGGTCTACAAATCTTTGACTTGCGTTTTAATGGTGAGAGAGTTGCCTATGAGGTCAGCCTGCAAGAAGCTATTGCCTTCTACTCGGGAGACACACCAGctgcaatgcaaacaaaatacatcGATGCTGGCTGGGCCATGGGAACCTCTGATTTTGAGCTTGCACCAGGTATTGACTGTCCTGAAATTGCCACTTTTGTGGACCTGTATCATTTCTACGATACAGACAAACCTGTGCGGTATAAGAATGCACTATGTATTTTTGAGATGACAACAGGCATTCCTCTTAGGAGACACTTCAATAGCAACTTCCAAGGAGGCTACAATTTCTTTGGGGGTCTTGAAAACCATGTTCTTGTATTAAGAACCACATCCACTGTTTACAACTATGACTACATCTGGGACTTCCTGTTCTATCAGAATGGAGTAATGGAGTCTCGAGTTAGTGCAACAGGATATATTCATGCTACATACTTCACAGAAAATGGACTGAACTATGGAACCAGGGTTTACAACTATGTTCTCGGAAACATCCACACACATCTTATTCATTACAAAGTGGATCTGGACATTGCAG GGCGTGACAACAGCTTTGAGTCAATAAACCTAAAATATGTCAACTTCACCAACCCCTGGAGTTCCCAACACACCATCAAACAATCCATCCTCTCCAGGACACAACATGAAACAGAACGCAGTGCTGCCTTCCGCTTTGGAAAAAAGTTTCCTCGCTATGTACACTTCTACAACCCCAACCAGAAGAACAAGTGGGGGCACCAGAGGGGTTACCGTATTCAGTTTAACtcacatgcccacagtgtactGCCCCGGGGCTGGAGAGAGGAGAATGGCATTCCATGGTCAAG ATATCCTTTGGCTGTAACTAGACATAAGGACAGTGAGCCCACCAGCAGTAGCATCTATACCCAAAATGACCCATGGGAACCTGTCGTTTCATTTGAGGACTATATCCGCAACAATGAAAACATTGTGAATAAG GATTTGGTTGCCTGGGTTACTGTGGGTTTCTTACACATACCTCATTCTGAAGACATTCCCAACACAGCAACTCCTGGAAACTCTGTAGGCTTCTTCCTTCGACCATTCAACTTTTTCAACGAGGACCCCTCACTATCTTCCCACAATACAGTCATTGTGCGACCAGATGAAGAGGGTAAACCGAAAGTTCAGAGATGGACTCCAGAGATTGTAGGTCATTGTGTCTCAGACAAGCCTTTCTTTTACAATGGCACATATGCTAGAGTCTAG